In Candidatus Nomurabacteria bacterium, one DNA window encodes the following:
- a CDS encoding M20/M25/M40 family metallo-hydrolase: MSKNYNDIQKLQDKHLEELFKYLRMPSLSSENLGIEEMAKSVKELMEEIGFKVQELRVGESYPYIFGELGSGDVTLLIYNHYDVQPAGDEKLWESKPFEPEVRDGHIYARGVADNKGNLLMRLQAIRYYLENYGDLPIRIIYLVEGEEEIGSPNLDALAKAYGHLWKDADLCIWETGGVNEEGSPHTELGMKGVTYLELHSKLGDHDLHSGEASMFESPVWRLVQALNTLRSPEGKVLIDGIREQIKPPAERELQMIKDQMFDLQETLRSEGRDSFLNNEKDKDNILKFHYFEPTCNICGIWGGFMEPGGIKTIIPMEATAKIDLRLVADLDASQIAGMIRAHLDKRGFTDIEVKELIALPVGKTDVNNRFLERSHMLLEEAYGVKPDVTVTSGGSGPFYYIASQFNIPVFHIGALYPANRSHAPNENIRVKDYQKGLSAMLHIIDGLGDTSA; this comes from the coding sequence ATGAGTAAGAATTACAATGATATCCAGAAGCTCCAGGATAAGCATCTTGAAGAACTGTTTAAATACCTTAGAATGCCTAGCCTTTCTAGCGAGAATCTGGGTATAGAGGAAATGGCGAAAAGCGTTAAGGAACTAATGGAAGAGATTGGATTCAAGGTGCAAGAGCTGAGGGTTGGGGAATCGTACCCTTACATTTTTGGGGAATTGGGGAGTGGCGATGTGACCCTGCTCATTTACAACCATTATGACGTTCAGCCTGCTGGTGATGAGAAACTTTGGGAGAGTAAGCCATTCGAGCCTGAGGTAAGGGATGGGCACATCTATGCAAGAGGTGTTGCTGATAACAAAGGCAACCTTCTGATGAGATTGCAAGCGATCAGGTACTACCTTGAGAATTATGGAGATCTGCCCATCAGGATAATTTACCTTGTTGAGGGAGAGGAAGAGATAGGGAGTCCGAACCTGGACGCTCTTGCGAAGGCTTATGGTCATCTCTGGAAGGATGCTGACCTATGCATTTGGGAGACGGGAGGTGTCAACGAAGAAGGTTCTCCGCATACAGAGCTGGGGATGAAGGGAGTAACATACCTGGAGCTTCATTCAAAACTTGGAGACCATGACCTACACTCTGGTGAGGCATCAATGTTTGAAAGCCCTGTTTGGCGACTTGTCCAAGCTCTAAATACCTTACGTAGTCCTGAGGGGAAGGTTTTGATAGATGGAATTCGTGAACAGATCAAACCACCTGCTGAAAGAGAATTGCAAATGATAAAGGATCAGATGTTTGACCTGCAAGAAACATTGAGATCAGAGGGGCGAGACTCTTTTTTAAATAATGAAAAAGATAAGGACAATATCTTAAAGTTCCACTACTTTGAACCTACTTGCAATATCTGCGGTATTTGGGGTGGCTTTATGGAACCCGGAGGGATAAAGACCATAATTCCGATGGAGGCAACTGCAAAAATTGACCTGAGACTTGTTGCAGATCTCGATGCATCACAGATCGCAGGAATGATCAGGGCTCATCTTGATAAAAGGGGTTTTACAGATATTGAGGTTAAAGAATTGATCGCTCTTCCTGTGGGAAAAACGGATGTGAACAATAGGTTCCTGGAGAGGTCTCATATGCTACTAGAGGAAGCATATGGTGTAAAACCAGATGTTACTGTCACTAGCGGTGGATCAGGACCTTTCTATTATATTGCAAGTCAATTTAATATACCTGTTTTCCACATTGGCGCTTTATATCCTGCAAATCGGTCTCATGCACCCAATGAGAATATCCGTGTAAAAGATTATCAGAAGGGATTAAGTGCGATGTTGCATATAATCGATGGGTTAGGTGATACCAGTGCGTAG
- a CDS encoding VOC family protein translates to MNIDTTIFYTNSIKVIVNFYVERLGFQLKDRFGDKFASFQFDKGPILGIKQSSEPRETPGHQTVLLHIEDIEAKFEDCVRKGIRISKTITDETWGMEFSIFDPDGNKVVFVNRKN, encoded by the coding sequence ATGAATATTGATACCACGATCTTTTATACTAACTCGATTAAAGTCATAGTAAATTTCTATGTAGAGCGGTTAGGGTTTCAATTGAAAGATAGGTTTGGAGATAAATTCGCATCATTCCAATTTGATAAGGGTCCAATACTGGGGATAAAACAGAGCTCAGAACCAAGGGAAACACCTGGACATCAGACAGTGCTTCTCCATATCGAAGATATTGAGGCAAAGTTTGAGGATTGTGTTAGAAAAGGTATACGTATAAGTAAAACTATTACAGACGAAACTTGGGGTATGGAGTTCTCTATTTTTGATCCGGATGGGAATAAAGTGGTTTTTGTGAATAGAAAAAATTAG
- the gatB gene encoding Asp-tRNA(Asn)/Glu-tRNA(Gln) amidotransferase subunit GatB — translation MNKKYRPVIGLEIHVELNTKSKMFCQCPADYFGAKPNTHTCPVCLGMPGGLPVPNKTAIESTILLGKALNCKINNEFKFERKHYFYPDLAKGYQISQEDEPIAEHGIVPILINGKRKEFKIKRVHLEEDTGKLTHSGEETLIDFNRGGVPLVEIVTEPDFDDGEEVKVFLEELQVIVRYLGIANADMEKGDMRLEPNISVQIVEKLPELPSYKVEVKNINSFRFVKKTIEYEVERQIEILENGEVPKQETRGFDSSTNTTVSQRSKENAEDYRYLPEPDIPSFEYTDEEYDVICSAMPELPFDRMERYVDEFGVRSTDAFFLTRDKALSDFFDVCLSYLNEKKVFDGDTAQILANHIINKKVPINTDPEVVVSEIIDNAKPVETDKGLLDEAVTRVIEANPNAVDDFTSGKNPNSIMFLVGQVMKEMKGRADAQMVKEALNKRLS, via the coding sequence ATGAATAAGAAATACAGACCAGTCATTGGTCTAGAAATACATGTAGAGCTAAATACGAAATCAAAGATGTTCTGTCAGTGTCCAGCAGATTATTTTGGCGCCAAACCAAATACACATACCTGTCCAGTTTGTCTTGGGATGCCCGGTGGACTGCCAGTACCAAACAAGACCGCTATAGAATCGACTATACTTCTTGGTAAAGCGCTAAACTGTAAAATAAACAATGAATTCAAATTCGAAAGAAAGCACTATTTCTATCCCGACCTTGCGAAAGGATATCAGATCTCCCAAGAAGATGAACCTATCGCAGAACATGGTATCGTTCCTATATTGATCAATGGTAAAAGGAAAGAGTTTAAGATCAAAAGAGTACATCTTGAGGAGGACACTGGTAAGTTGACACACTCTGGTGAAGAGACTCTGATCGATTTTAATCGTGGAGGAGTTCCGTTGGTAGAGATAGTAACAGAGCCCGACTTTGATGATGGAGAAGAGGTGAAGGTTTTCTTGGAGGAGCTACAGGTGATCGTCAGATATCTTGGCATAGCAAATGCAGATATGGAGAAGGGTGATATGAGGCTTGAACCTAATATCTCGGTTCAAATAGTCGAGAAACTTCCTGAATTACCATCATACAAGGTTGAGGTAAAGAATATCAATTCATTCAGGTTTGTTAAAAAAACTATCGAATATGAGGTAGAGAGGCAGATTGAGATATTAGAGAACGGTGAAGTTCCTAAGCAAGAGACTAGAGGATTTGACTCTTCAACAAATACAACAGTTTCTCAAAGATCAAAAGAGAATGCAGAAGACTATAGATACCTTCCTGAACCAGATATTCCATCTTTTGAATATACTGATGAGGAGTATGATGTGATTTGTAGTGCAATGCCGGAATTGCCATTTGATAGGATGGAAAGATATGTTGATGAATTCGGTGTGAGATCTACCGATGCATTCTTTCTGACAAGAGATAAAGCACTTTCAGATTTCTTTGATGTATGTCTAAGCTACTTGAATGAAAAGAAGGTTTTTGACGGTGATACAGCACAGATATTAGCCAATCATATTATAAATAAGAAAGTACCGATAAATACCGATCCAGAGGTAGTCGTATCAGAAATAATTGATAATGCAAAACCTGTTGAGACTGATAAGGGTTTGCTTGATGAAGCGGTGACTCGGGTGATCGAAGCGAATCCAAATGCTGTTGATGACTTCACATCAGGTAAGAATCCTAACTCGATTATGTTCCTAGTTGGTCAGGTAATGAAAGAGATGAAGGGTCGGGCTGATGCACAGATGGTCAAGGAGGCTTTGAATAAGCGTCTTTCGTAG
- a CDS encoding CYTH domain-containing protein: MQRIEYKIREVNRKWLEDILFQHGAEKFFEGEIVDIYYDRKTDGFMEKGKRLSLRTKGDSHKLSFKDKYNELGLGIIDEWEVEISDGKMMDQIMLGLGFQHFKIFKKFRYDYVKDDVFISFDKFEGEYEYIPEFMMIEASQEAHIFEWAERFGYKQEDCEPLSVMDLIAYYKKKRDSEV, translated from the coding sequence ATGCAAAGGATCGAATACAAAATCCGAGAAGTAAACCGTAAATGGCTTGAGGACATACTCTTTCAACACGGTGCTGAGAAGTTTTTTGAGGGCGAGATCGTCGATATATACTATGACAGGAAAACTGATGGATTCATGGAAAAGGGTAAACGTCTTTCATTAAGGACAAAAGGCGATTCTCACAAACTTTCATTCAAGGATAAATACAACGAGCTTGGTCTAGGGATAATTGATGAATGGGAGGTTGAGATATCAGATGGAAAAATGATGGATCAGATCATGCTAGGACTTGGATTTCAACACTTCAAGATATTTAAGAAATTCCGTTATGATTATGTAAAAGATGATGTATTCATCTCTTTTGATAAGTTCGAAGGTGAGTATGAATATATCCCAGAGTTCATGATGATCGAAGCATCCCAAGAGGCACATATCTTTGAGTGGGCTGAACGGTTTGGATACAAACAGGAAGATTGTGAACCTCTTTCTGTGATGGATCTGATCGCATACTATAAAAAGAAGCGTGATTCAGAAGTGTAA
- a CDS encoding sigma-70 family RNA polymerase sigma factor, which produces MTTSEISSLYREHVTKVYRYFYKRTASREISEDLTSQVFLSYAEVCRDPGTQIDDHTKYIFGITRNTFLTYLREKYEKQEFTLDIEDLSHQGTFEDETDEDQPVEQPKDITPLITHYIDLLPEAQQRVMRLRLLEHRSLKEICEILNKNMNYVKTTQKRAIRRLKEILECTPPPTNILKEK; this is translated from the coding sequence ATGACTACATCTGAAATATCTTCACTTTATCGCGAACATGTCACGAAGGTGTATAGATATTTCTATAAACGAACCGCTTCCCGGGAAATCAGCGAAGATCTTACCAGTCAGGTCTTCTTATCATATGCAGAAGTATGTAGAGATCCGGGTACACAGATCGATGATCACACAAAATACATTTTTGGTATCACCCGAAATACATTTCTGACATATCTAAGAGAAAAGTATGAAAAGCAGGAGTTCACCCTCGATATCGAGGATCTCTCTCATCAAGGGACTTTCGAAGATGAAACTGATGAGGATCAACCTGTCGAACAGCCAAAAGATATTACTCCTTTGATCACACACTACATAGATCTTTTACCAGAGGCTCAACAAAGAGTTATGCGATTGCGTTTGTTAGAACATAGGTCTCTCAAAGAGATCTGTGAAATATTGAACAAAAATATGAATTATGTCAAAACAACACAAAAAAGAGCTATAAGACGTCTAAAGGAGATACTCGAGTGTACACCACCGCCTACTAATATATTGAAGGAGAAATAA
- a CDS encoding TrmH family RNA methyltransferase yields the protein MNRYDPKLKPYIKKLDYSYTFGTYPTLDLLKLKPDRVLKVLLKPDSEKSDGVLEIKRICEEKNIPCEINERAIDKIAYKENTYALGIFQKYKTFLDILGDHIVLVEPRNMGNIGTIIRTMVGLGFKDLAIIGDSADLFDPKVVRSAMGALFRINFNSYPTFTDYQKKFSQHTLYPFILENGRDIRQVAVDSPYTLIFGNEAKGLMGEFANIGEPVYIPQHIGVDSLNLSIAAGIAMWHFASISRKLAH from the coding sequence ATGAATAGATATGATCCCAAACTAAAGCCGTATATAAAGAAGCTCGATTATTCATATACTTTTGGTACTTATCCCACACTTGACCTGTTAAAACTTAAGCCTGATAGGGTATTAAAAGTACTTCTAAAGCCTGATTCTGAGAAAAGTGACGGAGTTTTAGAGATCAAGCGTATATGTGAAGAAAAGAATATCCCGTGTGAGATAAATGAGAGGGCGATAGATAAGATCGCATACAAAGAAAATACCTATGCATTAGGAATATTTCAAAAATATAAAACATTCCTAGATATACTTGGAGACCATATCGTGCTGGTAGAACCACGGAACATGGGCAATATCGGCACTATAATCAGAACTATGGTAGGTTTGGGGTTTAAGGATCTCGCGATAATTGGTGATTCTGCAGATCTTTTCGATCCAAAGGTTGTCAGATCAGCTATGGGTGCATTATTTAGGATCAATTTTAATAGCTATCCAACCTTTACAGATTATCAGAAGAAGTTTTCGCAACATACACTATATCCATTCATATTGGAAAATGGTCGAGATATCAGACAGGTTGCGGTAGATAGCCCGTATACACTTATTTTCGGTAATGAAGCAAAGGGTCTAATGGGAGAATTTGCAAATATTGGTGAACCAGTATATATCCCACAGCATATAGGAGTAGATTCGTTGAATCTGTCAATAGCTGCAGGGATAGCAATGTGGCATTTTGCCTCTATATCAAGGAAATTGGCTCATTGA